CGCACCCTGCTGCGCTACAAGCGGTCGGCCACGGGCCTGCTGGCCGCCATGGCGGGGCTGACGGTGGCAGGTTACGCCCTGCCGCAGATGGGCTGGCTGGCCGATCGCCCCTGGCTCGAGATCCTGCGCTCGGGCACCAAGGCGGGCGTGGTGGGTGGCCTTGCGGACTGGTTTGCCGTGACCGCCCTGTTCCGCAGGCCCATGGGGCTGCCGATTCCGCACACCGCCATCCTGCCCGCCCAGAAAGAGCGGCTGGCGCAGGCGCTCGGGCGTTTCGTCTCGAACAACGTGTTTACGGAAAAGGAAGTGGGGGCCGCGTTCAGCCGCATCGACCTGCCTTCGCTCATTGGCAATATTCTCCAGGAGCCTGAAACGGCGGAGATGGTCAATCGCGCCGTACTCGGCTCCGTGCCCCACGTGCTTGACCGGCTGGAGGATGGCCGCGCGAGTTCCGCCATAGCCAGCCTGCTGCCCACCCTGCTGGGCGGGGAGGAAATCGCACCCATCGTGACCCGCAGCCTGCGCGCGATGGTGGAGGGCGACTGCCACCAGGAGGTGCTGTCTTTCCTGCTTTCAAGGCTGAAGGAAGGGATCAAGGCCAAGGAACCCGCCCTGCGCATGATGATCGAGGACCGCGTGCGCGAGCAGGGCGGCCGCGTCCTGGGCTGGGCCATTGGGGGGTCGATCGCCACCAAGGTGCTGCTTGCGGCCAGCCAGGAACTCGACCGCATCGACCCGCAGAACTCCGAGCTGCGTGAAGGCTTCACCACCTGGGTGCGCACCGAGATCGACCGGATCGAACTCGACCCCGTGCGGCGTGGCGAGATCACGAATGCCGTGATGGGCGTGCTGACACATGACAGCGTGCGCGGCTGGAGCAGTGATGTGTGGCACCGCCTGCGCGGCGTGATTGAAGATGACATGCGCAAGGGCGAGACCAGTTGGGTCGCCACCCTGGTGCGTGACGCCCTGCAGCGCCTGGCCGACCAGATGTACAATGATGCCGCCATGCGCAAGCGCGTGGAAGATGCTGCACGCAACATGATCGTGAGCAGCCTGCCTTTCCTGCGGGATCGCATGTCGCGTTTTATTTACTCGGTCGTGAACGGCTGGGATGCAGAAAGCCTGAGCGATCGGCTGGAACTGCGTGTGGGCAAGGATCTACAGTATATCCGCCTTAACGGCACGCTGGTCGGTTTTCTGGCGGGGTGTGGCCTGTCCGTGTTATTGCAGCTGATATTCGGAACCGGGATCGGCTAGGGCATGCCTGCTTTACGATTGGACTTGACGGCGCCCGGCTGGTAGCCCATCTGAAACTTCAGGAAACAGTACTGTTCTGGTCCAATTATGGATACAGGCTCAGGACGTACGGGAGAGCGGAATGCTGAAACTGTCGAAACTGACCGATTACGCCGTGGTGGCTCTGGTCCGGCTGGGGCAGAAGAGCGAGGTCACCACCTCGCCTGTCCTGTCGCGTTCGACCGGCATTCCCGAACCCACGGTGGCGAAGGTGCTCAAGATTCTGGCAACCCAGGGCATCGTGACCTCGCAGCGCGGCGCGCGCGGCGGCTACAGGCTGGCCCAGCCGCTTGAGGATATCTCGATCGCAGCCGTGATCCAGGCCATTGACGGCCCCATATCGCTCACCACCTGCGTTGATGGCGGTGATTGCGACGCACGCTCCACCTGCGGGCTGGGCGGGCAGTGGGATATGGTCAATGCCGCCATCCGCCATCCGCCATGCGCTTTCAGCCATTACGCTGGCCGACATGAAGAACCATACAGTAACTGACAGATTAGGCGGCCTGCACGCGCCGCCCATGCCCGACGGGCCCGAGGCCACGGCCTGAAACAGGGGAGGAAAGACACATGCCGGCAGTAGCCGAAACCCGCAAGACGGTCGAAACCCTGGGCCAGAACACCTATAAATGGGGGTTCGAGACCGATATCGAGATGGATATCGCCCCCAAGGGCCTGAACGAGGATACGATCCGCCTCATCTCCAGCCGCAAGAACGAGCCGGAATGGCTGCTGGAATGGCGGCTGAAGGCGTATCGTTCCTGGCTGGAAATGCGCGAGCCGACCTGGGCCAAGGTCCATTACCCGCCCATCGACTACCAGGACGTGCATTACTACGCGGCACCGCGCAAGAAGCCCAGCCCCAAGTCGCTTGAAGAAGTCGACCCCGAGCTGCTGCGCACCTACGAAAAGCTGGGCATTCCGCTGCACGAGCAGGCGATGCTTGCAGGCGTGGAACTGCCCGAAGGCGAGGAAGCCCGCCCGCCGGTAGCCGTTGATGCGGTGTTTGACAGCGTGTCCGTCGCCACCACCTTCCGCAAGACATTGCAGGAAGCCGGCGTGATCTTCTGCCCGATTTCGGAGGCGGTGCAGGAGCACCCCGAACTCGTGCGCAAATATCTCGGCTCCGTGGTGCCGGTGACGGATAATTTCTACGCCGCGCTGAACGCCGCCGTGTTTACCGATGGCTCCTTCGTGTTCGTGCCCAAGGGCGTGCGCTGCCCGATGGAACTCTCGACCTATTTCCGCATCAATGCCCGTAACACCGGGCAGTTCGAGCGCACGCTGATCATTGTGGAGGACGGGGCTTCCGTCTCCTACCTTGAGGGCTGCACCGCGCCGATGCGTGACGAGAACCAGCTTCATGCCGCCGTGGTCGAGCTCGTGGCGATGGAAGATGCCTCCATCAAGTATTCCACCGTGCAGAACTGGTACCCTGGCGATGAAAACGGCAAGGGCGGCATCTACAACTTCGTGACCAAGCGCGGGGCGTGCCGTGGCGCGCGCTCCAAGATTTCATGGACACAGGTTGAAACCGGCTCGGCCATTACGTGGAAGTATCCGTCGTGCATCCTGCAGGGCGAGGGCTCGGTGGGCGAGTTCTACTCGGTGGCCGTGACCAACAACCACCAGCAGGCCGATACCGGCACCAAGATGATCCATATCGGGCGCAACACGCGCTCGACCATCATCGCCAAGACCATCAGCGCGGGCCAGTCAGACAGTACCTATCGCGGGCTGGTGCGGATGATGCCCAAGGCCTCGGGCAGCCGCAACTTCACCCAGTGCGACAGCCTGCTGATCGGCGATCGCTGCGGGGCGCATACCGTGCCCTATATCGAGAACCGCAACATGTCCGCGCGCGTGGAGCATGAGGCGACAACCTCCAAGATATCGGAAGACCAGCTGTTCTACTGCCGCCAGCGCGGCCTGTCGGAAGAAGATGCGGTGGGGCTGATTGTAAACGGGTTCTGCAAGGACGTTCTGAAGGAACTGCCGATGGAATTCGCCGTGGAAGCCCAGAAGCTTCTGCAGATCAGCCTAGAAGGCAGCGTGGGCTAACAGGGATTCAAAGACGTGAGCAAGCAATTCGTAAGCATCAATGGCCTGTGCGCCCGCATCGATGATGGGGAAGCCCACAAGGAAATCCTGCGCGGGGTCGATCTCGAGATCCCGGCAGGCGAGGTTCATGCCATCATGGGGCCGAACGGCTCGGGCAAGTCCACCCTGTCCTATGTGCTCGCCGGGCGCGAGGATTATGAGGTGACCGGCGGCTCCGCCACCTTCAAGGGGCAGGATCTGCTGGCTCTTGAACCCGAAGAGCGCGCGGCCCTTGGCCTGTTCCTCGCGTTCCAGACGCCGGTGGAACTGCCGGGCGTGAACAACGCCAACTTCCTGCGCACCGCCGTCAATGCCGTGCGCCGGGCACGCGGGATGGATGAACTCGATGCCGTGGCCTTCCTCAAGGCCGTGCGCAAGGAGACCAAGCATCTGTCCATGTCCGACGAGATGCTCAAGCGCAACGTGAATGTCGGTTTCTCGGGTGGTGAGAAGAAGCGCAACGAGGTGCTGCAGATGCGCATGCTCCAGCCTTCCTTCGCCATTCTTGACGAGACCGATAGCGGGCTGGACATCGATGCGCTGCGCATCGTGGCCGAGGGCGTGAACTCGCTGCGTTCGCCCGATTTCTCGGCGCTGGTCATCACCCACCACCAGCGCCTGCTGGACTATATCGTGCCGGACCGCATCCATGTCATGGCCAGAGGCCGCATCATCCACAGCGGCGGTCCGGAACTGGCCAGGCAGCTTGAGGCGCAGGGTTATGCCCAGTTCCTCTCGGAGGCGGCGTGAACGCCATTGCACCGGTCGGGATCAGTCCCTCAGCCTTTCTTGACCGGGGTGATGTAAAGGGGAATGCCGCACGGCTCAAAGCCGCCGATTACCTGCGCACGGTGGGCCTACCGCGCGCGGGCGTGGAGGCGTGGAAATACACCTCGCTGCGCGCTCTGGCCGATGTGCCGTTTGCCGAGGCGCCGCGTGATGTCGATGCAGGCGCAGTCGATACGCTGCTGGCCGAGGTCGAGACCATCTCGGGACTTGGGGCCGGGGCCAATCGCGCCGTGTTCGTCAATGGCCGTTTCGACGCCGGGCGCTCGCGCCTGCCGGAAGGGGTAAAGGTTTCCGCCTTTGACCCGGCAAGCGAAGTGCGTGACGGAATCGACCCTGCAGGCGACGTGACCACAGCACTCAATACCGTGCTGGCCCATGACGGGCTGGCTCTCATCGTGCCCGCAGGGGTTGATGCAGGCTGCCTGCTGCTGGTCAGCATTGGCCTTGCAGGCGAGGATGCGCCGGTTTCCTTCCACCCGCAACACCGCATCAAGGTGGAAGAGGGCGGCAGGCTGGCCATGCTCGATGCCGCCGTGGGCAGGGGCTATTACCTGCATAACCCGCTCTATGACATTACGGTGGAAGAGGGCGGCTATCTGTCGCATGCCCGCATTCAGGCGGAGGGTAAAAAGGCGCTGCATCTTGCGGTCAGCCATGCCCGCGTTGCCAGCCGTGGGGTATATGACAGCTTTACGCTCACGCTTGGCGCCAGCCTGTCGCGCCATGAGGTGCATGCGGGGCTGAATGCGGCGGGTGCCAGCGTGCACGTGAATGGCGCGCAGCTTCTGGCGGGTCATCAGCATGGCGACCTGACCAGCGTGATCACGCACGCAGCACCCGACTGCATCTCGCGCCAGACGGTCAAGAACGTGCTGGCCGATCATGCGCGAGGCGTGTTTCAGGGCAAGATCCATGTCGAGCGGATTGCCCAGAAGACCGACGGCTACCAGATGAACCAGGCGCTGCTGCTGTCGGACACGGCCGAGATCGACGCCAAGCCCGAACTCGAAATTTACGCCGATGACGTCAAGTGCAGCCATGGTGCGACCGTGGGCGCGCTGGATGATGATCAGCTTTTCTATCTGCGCAGCCGTGGCATCCCTAACGAGGCAGCCCGCTCCATCCTGATCCGTGCCTTTTTGCATGATGTTGTGGATCAGATCGATGATGCCCGGCTCAAGGACAGCCTGAACCTTGCGGTGGAAGCCTGGTGGAAGCGGGAGGTCGCCTGATGGACCAGAGCGTCATCACGCCCACGGATATGGCCGATAGCCTGCGCCATGTCCGCGCCGACTTCCCCATCCTGAGCCAGAAGGTGCATGGCAAGGATCTGGTGTTCCTTGACAGCGCCGCCTCGGCCCAGAAGCCCCGGCAGGTGATCGACTGCATGGCCGACACCATGCGCACCCAGTACGCCAACATCCATCGTGGCCTGTACTGGATGAGTGAGCGCACCACCGAGGCGTATGAGGCCGTGCGCGATCAGGTGGCACGCTTCCTGGGTGCCGCCGCGCGTGAGGAAATCGTCTTCACCCGCAACAGTACCGAGGCCATCAACCTCGTGGCCCATTCCTATGGTGGCCTGCTGAAGCCGGGGCAGGCGGTGCTGGTATCCGAGATGGAACACCACGCCAACCTCGTGCCCTGGCAGATGCTGCGCGACCGCATGGGCATTGAACTGCGCGTCACCCCCATTACCGATGACGGGGCGCTGGACATGGAAGCGCTGGCCGCCAACCTGGCCGATGGCAAGGTGGCACTGGTGGCGATCACCCACATGTCCAACGTGCTGGGCACCATTACCGATGCCCGCGCCATTATCGACATGGCGCATGCGGCAGGGGCGAAGGTGCTGCTTGATGGCAGCCAGCTTGCCGTGCACCGCCGCGTGAATGTGCAGGAACTGGGCGCTGATTTCTATGTCGTGACCGGGCACAAGCTGTATGGCCCCACCGGCATTGGCGTGCTGTGGGCGCGGCGTGAACTGCTGGAGGCGATGCCGCCTTTCCTTGGTGGTGGCGACATGATTTCCACCGTGTCGTTCGAGCGCGCGACCTGGGCGAATGTGCCGCATAAATTCGAGGCGGGCACGCCTGCCATCATCGAGACCATTGGATTGGGCGCGGCCCTTGCCTATATCGAGTCCATCGGGTTCGAGGCGATCGGCGCGCATGAGGATGCGCTGACGGCTTACGCGCTTGAGGCGCTGGGCAATGTCAGCGGGCTGAAGGTGATCGGCACGGCGCCGCAGCGTGGCGGGGTGATCTCGTTTACCATGAAGGATGTTCACCCGCATGATATCGCCACCCTGCTTGACCGCAACGGCATTGCCGTGCGGGCGGGCCATCACTGTGCCGAGCCGCTCATGCGCAGGCTGGGGGTGACGGCCACGGCGCGGGCGAGCTTCGGCATCTATACCACGCCGGAGGAAATCGACCTGCTGGCTGCAACGCTGGAACAGATCCGGGGCTTTTTTGTCTGATGGCAGATGATGGCGCAGGATGATCTGTACCGCACGGTGGTGCTGGAGCGTGCGAAGGCACCACGACATGCCGGGCCACTGCCCACAGCCACGCTAAACGGGCAGGGGGCCAACCCGCTGTGCGGCGACCGGGTGCAGTTGCATGCGGTGCTGGACGGGCAGGGGCGGATCGAGACGATCCGGCATGAAACGCGGGGCTGCGCCATCTGTGCGGCCTCCGCCGACCTCATGGCCGGGCGGGTGACAGGCCAGGATCGCGTGCATGTGGGTAGGCTGCACGCGGAACTGGTCGAGGCGGTTGAAACCGGCACGGCGCCAGCGGGTCTGGGCGAGCTTGCGGCCTTTGCGCCCCTGCACCAGCACCGCTCGCGCAGGCGCTGCGCCCTGCTGCCGTGGTCGGCACTGACTGATATGCTCAATGATGATAAAAACAGGTGAAAGTCTCATGGACGAGAAAAATCAGGTAGAGCCTGCCATGGGCATGGCGGAAGAGACCGGGCATTTTTCCCTTGAGG
This is a stretch of genomic DNA from Komagataeibacter xylinus. It encodes these proteins:
- a CDS encoding DUF445 domain-containing protein; this encodes MNGIPQTDQDARRTLLRYKRSATGLLAAMAGLTVAGYALPQMGWLADRPWLEILRSGTKAGVVGGLADWFAVTALFRRPMGLPIPHTAILPAQKERLAQALGRFVSNNVFTEKEVGAAFSRIDLPSLIGNILQEPETAEMVNRAVLGSVPHVLDRLEDGRASSAIASLLPTLLGGEEIAPIVTRSLRAMVEGDCHQEVLSFLLSRLKEGIKAKEPALRMMIEDRVREQGGRVLGWAIGGSIATKVLLAASQELDRIDPQNSELREGFTTWVRTEIDRIELDPVRRGEITNAVMGVLTHDSVRGWSSDVWHRLRGVIEDDMRKGETSWVATLVRDALQRLADQMYNDAAMRKRVEDAARNMIVSSLPFLRDRMSRFIYSVVNGWDAESLSDRLELRVGKDLQYIRLNGTLVGFLAGCGLSVLLQLIFGTGIG
- the sufD gene encoding Fe-S cluster assembly protein SufD, which encodes MNAIAPVGISPSAFLDRGDVKGNAARLKAADYLRTVGLPRAGVEAWKYTSLRALADVPFAEAPRDVDAGAVDTLLAEVETISGLGAGANRAVFVNGRFDAGRSRLPEGVKVSAFDPASEVRDGIDPAGDVTTALNTVLAHDGLALIVPAGVDAGCLLLVSIGLAGEDAPVSFHPQHRIKVEEGGRLAMLDAAVGRGYYLHNPLYDITVEEGGYLSHARIQAEGKKALHLAVSHARVASRGVYDSFTLTLGASLSRHEVHAGLNAAGASVHVNGAQLLAGHQHGDLTSVITHAAPDCISRQTVKNVLADHARGVFQGKIHVERIAQKTDGYQMNQALLLSDTAEIDAKPELEIYADDVKCSHGATVGALDDDQLFYLRSRGIPNEAARSILIRAFLHDVVDQIDDARLKDSLNLAVEAWWKREVA
- the sufB gene encoding Fe-S cluster assembly protein SufB; this encodes MPAVAETRKTVETLGQNTYKWGFETDIEMDIAPKGLNEDTIRLISSRKNEPEWLLEWRLKAYRSWLEMREPTWAKVHYPPIDYQDVHYYAAPRKKPSPKSLEEVDPELLRTYEKLGIPLHEQAMLAGVELPEGEEARPPVAVDAVFDSVSVATTFRKTLQEAGVIFCPISEAVQEHPELVRKYLGSVVPVTDNFYAALNAAVFTDGSFVFVPKGVRCPMELSTYFRINARNTGQFERTLIIVEDGASVSYLEGCTAPMRDENQLHAAVVELVAMEDASIKYSTVQNWYPGDENGKGGIYNFVTKRGACRGARSKISWTQVETGSAITWKYPSCILQGEGSVGEFYSVAVTNNHQQADTGTKMIHIGRNTRSTIIAKTISAGQSDSTYRGLVRMMPKASGSRNFTQCDSLLIGDRCGAHTVPYIENRNMSARVEHEATTSKISEDQLFYCRQRGLSEEDAVGLIVNGFCKDVLKELPMEFAVEAQKLLQISLEGSVG
- a CDS encoding aminotransferase class V-fold PLP-dependent enzyme encodes the protein MDQSVITPTDMADSLRHVRADFPILSQKVHGKDLVFLDSAASAQKPRQVIDCMADTMRTQYANIHRGLYWMSERTTEAYEAVRDQVARFLGAAAREEIVFTRNSTEAINLVAHSYGGLLKPGQAVLVSEMEHHANLVPWQMLRDRMGIELRVTPITDDGALDMEALAANLADGKVALVAITHMSNVLGTITDARAIIDMAHAAGAKVLLDGSQLAVHRRVNVQELGADFYVVTGHKLYGPTGIGVLWARRELLEAMPPFLGGGDMISTVSFERATWANVPHKFEAGTPAIIETIGLGAALAYIESIGFEAIGAHEDALTAYALEALGNVSGLKVIGTAPQRGGVISFTMKDVHPHDIATLLDRNGIAVRAGHHCAEPLMRRLGVTATARASFGIYTTPEEIDLLAATLEQIRGFFV
- the sufC gene encoding Fe-S cluster assembly ATPase SufC, which encodes MSKQFVSINGLCARIDDGEAHKEILRGVDLEIPAGEVHAIMGPNGSGKSTLSYVLAGREDYEVTGGSATFKGQDLLALEPEERAALGLFLAFQTPVELPGVNNANFLRTAVNAVRRARGMDELDAVAFLKAVRKETKHLSMSDEMLKRNVNVGFSGGEKKRNEVLQMRMLQPSFAILDETDSGLDIDALRIVAEGVNSLRSPDFSALVITHHQRLLDYIVPDRIHVMARGRIIHSGGPELARQLEAQGYAQFLSEAA
- the sufU gene encoding Fe-S cluster assembly sulfur transfer protein SufU translates to MAQDDLYRTVVLERAKAPRHAGPLPTATLNGQGANPLCGDRVQLHAVLDGQGRIETIRHETRGCAICAASADLMAGRVTGQDRVHVGRLHAELVEAVETGTAPAGLGELAAFAPLHQHRSRRRCALLPWSALTDMLNDDKNR